The DNA window GCTATTGCCTCTAAAGAGGGAATAGGACAGCCAACGATCTTCTGTGCTGTATTGATGACTCTCTATACCGACTTTTTGTCCACTGCCGAGCATCCAGCATACCACGCAGTCACACAGTACATCAAGATGCTCTCTATAGTGGAACGGTAGAAGAGCACCAACAGCTTCTGAGAcaggttggttttttttaagaagtctGAGAAAGTGCAGGCACTGTCGCAACAGAATCCTCATTGATGGCCCCACCTTTCCAGAAGTCTATGATGAGATCTTTAGTTTTTGCTGTGCTGAGAGAGAGTaagattgttttctttgcaCCATGTGACCAGTCCGTGGACCTCTGCTCTGTAGGCCGACTCACCTCCTCCTGAGATAAGTCCGACTAGTGTGGTGTCGTCTGCAAACATTATGATTGCGTTGTTGGGGTGGGAGGGGTTGCAGTCATAGGTGTACACTGACTATAGCAAAGGAATCAACACACAGCCCTGAGGGGAGTCAGTGCTGAGAGTGAGGGTGGTAGAAGTGTGCGGGTGAATGTTTCACTGTTTGGGGCCTGTTGGTTAGAAAATCTATAATCCAGTGGCAAATGTGGGAGGAGAGTCCAAAGTCAGTCCGCTTCCTGATGAGGATGTCTGGGACGATTGTGTCGAATGCTGAGCTGTAATCAATGAAGAGCAACCTCACATATGTCCCACTGTACTCCAGATGGTTTAGGGCTGTGTGAAAAGCTATGGCGATGGCATCATCCGGCGAACCATTTGCCCTGTAGATGAACTAATGTGGGTCTAGGTCCAATGGGAGAATGGTTTTGATGTGCTTTAATACCAGCCtctcaaagcacttcacaaCTATAGGGGTGAGTTCCACAGGTCTATAGTCATTCAGCTTCAGGCTTTTTTGGGATTGGGATGATGGTGGTTGTCTTCAGGCAGGAAAGAATGGCAGCTTGTCAAGGGATAGGTTGAAGATATTGGTGAACACTGCAGCAAGCTGGTCAGCACATTCTTTGAGTACTTTTCCAGGTACTCGGTCTGGGCTAGTAGCCTTTCTTGGGCTCACTGATCTGAGCACCCGTCTCACATCATGCTCCTGCATTGTGAATGGGTAGGAGCTGGAGGCAGGTGGAGATTGCACATCTGGTGCTGGACTTTTTACCTCGAAGCAGGCAAAGAAGCAGTTCAGCTCCTCTGCTAGTGAGGCATCTGTGTGGGGGTGTGGAGTTGTTGCCCTTGTAAAGAGAGCCATAAGGCACTGCACTCGTGCACGCCGCAGTGTAAAGTACTCAAACAACTCGAACGAGTGTTAACTTTTCCAATCAGTTTCATGGATGAGATTGTATTGAATCTTGAGTTTAATCACCAACAACTAGACTAACAactaaaacaaactaaaatcaGCTCATTGTGCtcaagtttacatttttaccaAATCTGAGATTGTCCCTCAACGTGTTCTTGAGATATTGTGAACACAAGAATGGGGCCAACTGACAGCCCCAAAACATAACACCCCCAGCCACGGCTATTACCAGCGTGGAGGCATAAGAGACAGATGGACATGAAGCAATTCTATGCATGTGTAGcagttttaaacagtttaacatTGTGACCATCTGCAGAGGAAAGGCTGTTAAATGTACACTTCAACAGGATATGTATATGGGTATATATCCTGCATTTCAAGGGACGCTGTGAACATAGTTTTTTAACAAATTCAATTCATGTCATGAGTATACACAATTAATTTACATGTTAtattttacatactttaatAATTATGAATTTACCTAGTTTTAACATGAGTGAGACTTTTCTGTGTCAgacttatttttttccccttgtttcaAGACTGTTGATGCTGGTCAAACTAATGAGCAGCGTAGTTATTGCGATAACTGCTATGCTAAAAGAGTAAACAGTTTGAATCCCcctgtgttttgctgttgttgccAAGTTCTTACTTATAGAAGTTGTAAGATACTCATATGATCATTTATGTTGCGAGATGGTGGAAGAAGCATTTGACAAGACCGGTGATCTCTGATAATGGATAATGTTTCTATTGTAAGAATTTTTATTCTAACAGGattaaatgagacaaataatAACAGAGTAGCTCTCTTCACACTCACTTTATTGTATTActgtatgattttgtttttcaatttgactatcatcatgatcatcattttggataaaaacctgcatgaacctatgtatattttattgtgCAGTTTTTGCATGAATGGACTTTATGGGACTGCAGGTTTCTACCCTAAATTAATTTTTgatcttttgtcttcttctcatGTAATCTCATATGAAGCATGTCTCCTACAGGCTTTTGTCATGTACTCTTTTGCTTGCAGTGATTTGTCTATTCTAGCTGTCATGGCGTACGACAGATATCTGGCTATATGTCGACCATTGCACTACCACTCTTTCATGACTAAGAGCAGGCTCTCTAAGATGGTGTGTTTCTCCTGGATAACACCTTTGTGCATCTTCTG is part of the Acanthopagrus latus isolate v.2019 chromosome 9, fAcaLat1.1, whole genome shotgun sequence genome and encodes:
- the LOC119026011 gene encoding olfactory receptor 1030-like, which translates into the protein MDNVSIVRIFILTGLNETNNNRVALFTLTLLYYCMILFFNLTIIMIIILDKNLHEPMYILLCSFCMNGLYGTAGFYPKLIFDLLSSSHVISYEACLLQAFVMYSFACSDLSILAVMAYDRYLAICRPLHYHSFMTKSRLSKMVCFSWITPLCIFCINVVLTSRLRLCTSNIQKLLCVNWIIVKLACPDANIIPNNIIAYFTMFLYLSHGLFVIWTYMHLIKTSVRSKDDRVKFMQTCVPHLASLTTFVATILFDLMYMRFGSTDLPQSLQNFISIEFLLIPPVLNPLIYGFKLTKIRHRILGFVRVQRK